In Seriola aureovittata isolate HTS-2021-v1 ecotype China chromosome 24, ASM2101889v1, whole genome shotgun sequence, the following proteins share a genomic window:
- the arl13b gene encoding ADP-ribosylation factor-like protein 13B isoform X1: protein MFSLMANCCNWLKRWREPARKVTLVMVGLDNAGKTATVRGIQGDNPLDVAPTVGFSKVDLKQGKFEVTIFDLGGGKRIRGIWKNYYSESHGVVFVVDSSDVQRIQETRETMAEVLQHPRIAGKPVLVLANKQDQEGALAEADIIENLSLEKLVNENKCLCQIEPCSAVLGYGKKVDKSIKKGLNWLLNNIAKDYEAITERVQKDTAEQRAQEEQDKKERAERVRRIREERERQEREEAEREGRPIQEEEPDDENIPSPFQPISSVISENEDKEKERKRQREQQEGRTNSPKADADQEDEECEEDNDEEPDDSRQTPENASSAATGEQSKKKTRKLQLKRKHRVDPLRTEDGPAESPTPPPPPVGWATPKVSRLPKLEPLGDSKHSEFFRKPLPPVANRLRPNGDAHDVIF, encoded by the exons ATGTTTAGCCTGATGGCGAATTGTTGCAACTGGCTAAAACGTTGGCGAGAGCCCGCAAG GAAAGTGACTCTGGTGATGGTCGGACTGGATAATGCAGGGAAGACAGCCACAGTGCGAGGAATCCAAGGAG ACAATCCCCTTGATGTGGCTCCAACTGTAGGTTTTTCCAAGGTTGACCTGAAGCAGGGCAAGTTTGAGGTGACCATCTTCGACCTCGGTGGCGGGAAGCGAATCCGGGGCATATGGAAGAACTACTACTCCGAGTCACACGGCGTGGTGTTCGTGGTGGACTCCAGCGATGTCCAGCGGATCCAGGAGACGCGGGAGACCATGGCCGAGGTCCTTCAGCACCCACGCATCGCCGGCAAACCTGTGCTAGT ACTGGCGAACAAACAGGACCAGGAGGGAGCGCTGGCTGAGGCGGACATCATTGAGAACCTGTCGCTAGAGAAGCTTGTGAACGAGAACAAGTGTCTGTGTCAGATC GAGCCTTGCTCTGCAGTGCTGGGTTATGGCAAAAAGGTCGACAAGTCCATTAAGAAGGGCCTGAACTGGCTACTCAACAACATTGCCAAAGACTATGAGGCCATTACTGAGCGTGTGCAGAAGGACACAGCCGAGCAGCGCGCTCAGGAGGAGCAGGACAAGAAGGAGCGGGCGGAGAGAGTGCGGCGGATACGAGAAGAGAG AGAACGACAGGAGCGGGAAGAGGCGGAACGAGAAGGCAGGCCGATCCAGGAAGAGGAGCCCGATGATGAAAACATACCCAGCCccttccagccaatcagcagcgTAATCTCTGAG AATGAGgataaagagaaggagaggaagaggcaaagagagcagcaggagggcAGGACTAACAGCCCGAAGGCTGATGCTGATCAAGAGGACGAGGAGTGCGAGGAGGACAACGACGAGGAACCCGATGACTCAAGACAAACGCCGGAAAATGCCAGTTCAG CCGCAACAGGCGAGCAAAGCAAGAAGAAGACAAGGAAGCTGCAACTGAAGAGGAAGCACCGGGTGGACCCGCTGAGGACAGAGGACGGGCCGGCAGAGAgccccacccctccacctcctccag tgGGATGGGCGACACCCAAAGTTTCTAGGCTGCCAAAACTAGAGCCACTGGGGGACTCGAAACACTCTG AATTTTTCAGGAAGCCTCTCCCGCCTGTAGCGAACAGGCTGCGGCCTAACGGCGACGCTCACGACGTCATTTTTTAA
- the arl13b gene encoding ADP-ribosylation factor-like protein 13B isoform X3: protein MFSLMANCCNWLKRWREPARKVTLVMVGLDNAGKTATVRGIQGDNPLDVAPTVGFSKVDLKQGKFEVTIFDLGGGKRIRGIWKNYYSESHGVVFVVDSSDVQRIQETRETMAEVLQHPRIAGKPVLVLANKQDQEGALAEADIIENLSLEKLVNENKCLCQIEPCSAVLGYGKKVDKSIKKGLNWLLNNIAKDYEAITERVQKDTAEQRAQEEQDKKERAERVRRIREERERQEREEAEREGRPIQEEEPDDENIPSPFQPISSVISENEDKEKERKRQREQQEGRTNSPKADADQEDEECEEDNDEEPDDSRQTPENASSAATGEQSKKKTRKLQLKRKHRVDPLRTEDGPAESPTPPPPPAQRLSDERNNGDKSCVFAVQSLLVILL from the exons ATGTTTAGCCTGATGGCGAATTGTTGCAACTGGCTAAAACGTTGGCGAGAGCCCGCAAG GAAAGTGACTCTGGTGATGGTCGGACTGGATAATGCAGGGAAGACAGCCACAGTGCGAGGAATCCAAGGAG ACAATCCCCTTGATGTGGCTCCAACTGTAGGTTTTTCCAAGGTTGACCTGAAGCAGGGCAAGTTTGAGGTGACCATCTTCGACCTCGGTGGCGGGAAGCGAATCCGGGGCATATGGAAGAACTACTACTCCGAGTCACACGGCGTGGTGTTCGTGGTGGACTCCAGCGATGTCCAGCGGATCCAGGAGACGCGGGAGACCATGGCCGAGGTCCTTCAGCACCCACGCATCGCCGGCAAACCTGTGCTAGT ACTGGCGAACAAACAGGACCAGGAGGGAGCGCTGGCTGAGGCGGACATCATTGAGAACCTGTCGCTAGAGAAGCTTGTGAACGAGAACAAGTGTCTGTGTCAGATC GAGCCTTGCTCTGCAGTGCTGGGTTATGGCAAAAAGGTCGACAAGTCCATTAAGAAGGGCCTGAACTGGCTACTCAACAACATTGCCAAAGACTATGAGGCCATTACTGAGCGTGTGCAGAAGGACACAGCCGAGCAGCGCGCTCAGGAGGAGCAGGACAAGAAGGAGCGGGCGGAGAGAGTGCGGCGGATACGAGAAGAGAG AGAACGACAGGAGCGGGAAGAGGCGGAACGAGAAGGCAGGCCGATCCAGGAAGAGGAGCCCGATGATGAAAACATACCCAGCCccttccagccaatcagcagcgTAATCTCTGAG AATGAGgataaagagaaggagaggaagaggcaaagagagcagcaggagggcAGGACTAACAGCCCGAAGGCTGATGCTGATCAAGAGGACGAGGAGTGCGAGGAGGACAACGACGAGGAACCCGATGACTCAAGACAAACGCCGGAAAATGCCAGTTCAG CCGCAACAGGCGAGCAAAGCAAGAAGAAGACAAGGAAGCTGCAACTGAAGAGGAAGCACCGGGTGGACCCGCTGAGGACAGAGGACGGGCCGGCAGAGAgccccacccctccacctcctccag CACAGAGATTAAGTGATGAAAGGAATAATGGTGACAAGtcgtgtgtttttgctgttcaATCCTTACTTGTGATACTTCTTTGA
- the arl13b gene encoding ADP-ribosylation factor-like protein 13B isoform X4 encodes MFSLMANCCNWLKRWREPARKVTLVMVGLDNAGKTATVRGIQGDNPLDVAPTVGFSKVDLKQGKFEVTIFDLGGGKRIRGIWKNYYSESHGVVFVVDSSDVQRIQETRETMAEVLQHPRIAGKPVLVLANKQDQEGALAEADIIENLSLEKLVNENKCLCQIEPCSAVLGYGKKVDKSIKKGLNWLLNNIAKDYEAITERVQKDTAEQRAQEEQDKKERAERVRRIREERERQEREEAEREGRPIQEEEPDDENIPSPFQPISSVISENEDKEKERKRQREQQEGRTNSPKADADQEDEECEEDNDEEPDDSRQTPENASSAATGEQSKKKTRKLQLKRKHRVDPLRTEDGPAESPTPPPPPASGV; translated from the exons ATGTTTAGCCTGATGGCGAATTGTTGCAACTGGCTAAAACGTTGGCGAGAGCCCGCAAG GAAAGTGACTCTGGTGATGGTCGGACTGGATAATGCAGGGAAGACAGCCACAGTGCGAGGAATCCAAGGAG ACAATCCCCTTGATGTGGCTCCAACTGTAGGTTTTTCCAAGGTTGACCTGAAGCAGGGCAAGTTTGAGGTGACCATCTTCGACCTCGGTGGCGGGAAGCGAATCCGGGGCATATGGAAGAACTACTACTCCGAGTCACACGGCGTGGTGTTCGTGGTGGACTCCAGCGATGTCCAGCGGATCCAGGAGACGCGGGAGACCATGGCCGAGGTCCTTCAGCACCCACGCATCGCCGGCAAACCTGTGCTAGT ACTGGCGAACAAACAGGACCAGGAGGGAGCGCTGGCTGAGGCGGACATCATTGAGAACCTGTCGCTAGAGAAGCTTGTGAACGAGAACAAGTGTCTGTGTCAGATC GAGCCTTGCTCTGCAGTGCTGGGTTATGGCAAAAAGGTCGACAAGTCCATTAAGAAGGGCCTGAACTGGCTACTCAACAACATTGCCAAAGACTATGAGGCCATTACTGAGCGTGTGCAGAAGGACACAGCCGAGCAGCGCGCTCAGGAGGAGCAGGACAAGAAGGAGCGGGCGGAGAGAGTGCGGCGGATACGAGAAGAGAG AGAACGACAGGAGCGGGAAGAGGCGGAACGAGAAGGCAGGCCGATCCAGGAAGAGGAGCCCGATGATGAAAACATACCCAGCCccttccagccaatcagcagcgTAATCTCTGAG AATGAGgataaagagaaggagaggaagaggcaaagagagcagcaggagggcAGGACTAACAGCCCGAAGGCTGATGCTGATCAAGAGGACGAGGAGTGCGAGGAGGACAACGACGAGGAACCCGATGACTCAAGACAAACGCCGGAAAATGCCAGTTCAG CCGCAACAGGCGAGCAAAGCAAGAAGAAGACAAGGAAGCTGCAACTGAAGAGGAAGCACCGGGTGGACCCGCTGAGGACAGAGGACGGGCCGGCAGAGAgccccacccctccacctcctccag CGAGCGGTGTGTAG
- the arl13b gene encoding ADP-ribosylation factor-like protein 13B isoform X2 — MFSLMANCCNWLKRWREPARKVTLVMVGLDNAGKTATVRGIQGDNPLDVAPTVGFSKVDLKQGKFEVTIFDLGGGKRIRGIWKNYYSESHGVVFVVDSSDVQRIQETRETMAEVLQHPRIAGKPVLVLANKQDQEGALAEADIIENLSLEKLVNENKCLCQIEPCSAVLGYGKKVDKSIKKGLNWLLNNIAKDYEAITERVQKDTAEQRAQEEQDKKERAERVRRIREERERQEREEAEREGRPIQEEEPDDENIPSPFQPISSVISENEDKEKERKRQREQQEGRTNSPKADADQEDEECEEDNDEEPDDSRQTPENASSAATGEQSKKKTRKLQLKRKHRVDPLRTEDGPAESPTPPPPPVGWATPKVSRLPKLEPLGDSKHSASGV, encoded by the exons ATGTTTAGCCTGATGGCGAATTGTTGCAACTGGCTAAAACGTTGGCGAGAGCCCGCAAG GAAAGTGACTCTGGTGATGGTCGGACTGGATAATGCAGGGAAGACAGCCACAGTGCGAGGAATCCAAGGAG ACAATCCCCTTGATGTGGCTCCAACTGTAGGTTTTTCCAAGGTTGACCTGAAGCAGGGCAAGTTTGAGGTGACCATCTTCGACCTCGGTGGCGGGAAGCGAATCCGGGGCATATGGAAGAACTACTACTCCGAGTCACACGGCGTGGTGTTCGTGGTGGACTCCAGCGATGTCCAGCGGATCCAGGAGACGCGGGAGACCATGGCCGAGGTCCTTCAGCACCCACGCATCGCCGGCAAACCTGTGCTAGT ACTGGCGAACAAACAGGACCAGGAGGGAGCGCTGGCTGAGGCGGACATCATTGAGAACCTGTCGCTAGAGAAGCTTGTGAACGAGAACAAGTGTCTGTGTCAGATC GAGCCTTGCTCTGCAGTGCTGGGTTATGGCAAAAAGGTCGACAAGTCCATTAAGAAGGGCCTGAACTGGCTACTCAACAACATTGCCAAAGACTATGAGGCCATTACTGAGCGTGTGCAGAAGGACACAGCCGAGCAGCGCGCTCAGGAGGAGCAGGACAAGAAGGAGCGGGCGGAGAGAGTGCGGCGGATACGAGAAGAGAG AGAACGACAGGAGCGGGAAGAGGCGGAACGAGAAGGCAGGCCGATCCAGGAAGAGGAGCCCGATGATGAAAACATACCCAGCCccttccagccaatcagcagcgTAATCTCTGAG AATGAGgataaagagaaggagaggaagaggcaaagagagcagcaggagggcAGGACTAACAGCCCGAAGGCTGATGCTGATCAAGAGGACGAGGAGTGCGAGGAGGACAACGACGAGGAACCCGATGACTCAAGACAAACGCCGGAAAATGCCAGTTCAG CCGCAACAGGCGAGCAAAGCAAGAAGAAGACAAGGAAGCTGCAACTGAAGAGGAAGCACCGGGTGGACCCGCTGAGGACAGAGGACGGGCCGGCAGAGAgccccacccctccacctcctccag tgGGATGGGCGACACCCAAAGTTTCTAGGCTGCCAAAACTAGAGCCACTGGGGGACTCGAAACACTCTG CGAGCGGTGTGTAG